From Lutra lutra chromosome 14, mLutLut1.2, whole genome shotgun sequence, a single genomic window includes:
- the SEC24C gene encoding protein transport protein Sec24C isoform X2, which yields MNVNQSAPPLPPFGQSQPVYPGYHQSSYGGQPGSTAPTTPSGAYNGPVPGYQQTPPPGVSRAPPSSEAPPASTAQAPCGQAAYGQFGQGDVQNGPSSTVQMQRFPGSQPFGSVPLAPVVSQPTVLQPYGPPPTSAQVTTQLAGMQISGAVAPALPPVGLGYGPPTSLASASGSFPNSGLYGSYPQGQAPPLSQAQGHLGAQPPQRSAPPQASSFTSPASGGPRMPSMTGPILSGQGFGGPSLSQPNHVSSPPPQALPPGTQMTGPPGPPPPMHSSQQPGYQLQQNGSFGPGRGPQPNYGSPYPGAPTFGSQPGPPQPLPPKRLDPDAIPSPIQVIEDDRNNRGSEPFVTGARGQVPPLVTTNFLVKDQGNASPRYIRCTSYNIPCTSDMAKQAQVPLAAVIKPLARLPPEEASPYVVDHGESGPLRCNRCKAYMCPFMQFVEGGRRFQCCFCSCINDVPPQYFQHLDHTGKRVDAYDRPELSLGSYEFLATVDYCKNNKFPSPPAFIFMIDVSYNAIRSGLVRLLCEELKSLIDFLPREGGAEESAIRVGFVTYNKVLHFYNVKSSLAQPQMMVVSDVADMFVPLLDGFLVNVSESRAVITSLLDQIPEMFADTRETETVFAPVIQAGMEALKAAECAGKLFLFHTSLPIAEAPGKLKNRDDRKLINTDKEKTLFQPQTGAYQTLAKECVAQGCCVDLFLFPNQYVDVATLSVVPQLTGGSVYKYACFQVENDQERFLSDLRRDVQKVVGFDAVMRVRTSTGIRAVDFFGAFYMSNTTDVELAGLDGDKTVTVEFKHDDRLNEESGALLQCALLYTSCAGQRRLRIHNLALNCCTQLADLYRNCETDTLINYMAKFAYRGVLNSPVKTVRDTLITQCAQILACYRKNCASPSSAGQLILPECMKLLPVYLNCVLKSDVLQPGAEVTTDDRAYVRQLVTSMDVAETNVFFYPRLLPLTKSPIESATEPPAVRASEERLSNGDIYLLENGLNLFLWVGASVQQGVVQSLFSVSSFSQITSGLSVLPVLDNPLSKKVRGLIDSLRAQRSRYMKLIVVKQEDKLEMLFKHFLVEDKSLSGGASYVDFLCHMHKEIRQLLS from the exons ATGAATGTCAACCAGTCAGCTCCACCTCTGCCGCCATTTGGGCAGTCCCAGCCTGTCTACCCAGGGTATCATCAATCCAGTTATGGTGGGCAACCAGGATCCACAGCCCCCACAACTCCTTCTGGAGCCTACAATGGCCCAGTACCAGGCTATCAGCAAACACCTCCCCCAG GTGTGTCAAGAGCCCCGCCTTCTTCAGAGGCACCTCCAGCCTCAACAGCACAGGCCCCTTGTGGCCAGGCTGCATATGGCCAGTTTGGCCAAGGAGATGTACAGAATGGGCCAAGCTCCACTGTTCAGATGCAGAG GTTCCCTGGGTCTCAGCCCTTTGGGTCAGTCCCACTGGCCCCTGTGGTCAGCCAGCCAACTGTGCTTCAGCCCTATGGCCCTCCCCCGACGAGTGCACAGGTGACCACCCAGCTGGCTGGAATGCAGATCAGTGGTGCTGTGGCCCCAGCCCTTCCCCCCGTGGGGCTGGGCTATG GCCCACCAACATCGCTGGCCTCAGCCTCAGGAAGTTTCCCCAACTCTGGTCTGTATGGCTCCTATCCTCAGGGCCAGGCTCCTCCCCTTAGCCAGGCCCAGGGTCATCTTGGGGCCCAGCCTCCCCAGCGATCTGCCCCACCACAGGCCTCCAGCTTCACATCTCCAGCTTCAGGGGGTCCTCGGATGCCTTCGATGACTGGTCCAATCCTATCTGGACAGGGTTTTGGGGGGCCCTCTTTGAGCCAGCCCAACCATGTGTCCTCACCTCCTCCTCAAGCTCTGCCCCCTGGCACCCAAATGACTGGGCCCCCAGGACCACCGCCACCTATGCACTCCTCCCAGCAGCCAGGCTATCAGCTGCAACAAAATG GTTCCTTTGGACCAGGCCGGGGCCCTCAGCCCAATTATGGAAGTCCCTACCCAGGAGCACCCACCTTTGGCAGTCAGCCTGGGCCTCCTCAACCACTGCCTCCTAAGCGCCTGGATCCTGATGCCATCCCCAGCCCT ATTCAGGTTATTGAGGATGACAGGAACAACCGGGGTTCAGAGCCATTTGTTACTGGAGCACGGGGACAGGTGCCACCCTTAGTCACCACCAACTTCTTGGTGAAAGACCAAG GGAATGCAAGTCCCCGATATATCCGATGCACATCCTATAACATCCCTTGCACATCTGACATGGCTAAGCAGGCTCAGGTGCCTTTGGCGGCTGTCATCAAGCCACTGGCAAGGCTGCCACCAGAGGAG GCTTCACCATATGTCGTGGACCACGGGGAATCTGGCCCTTTGCGCTGCAACCGCTGCAAAGCATATATGTGTCCCTTCATGCAGTTCGTTGAGGGAGGGAGGCGCTTCCAGTGCTGCTTTTGCAGTTGCATCAATGATG TTCCCCCCCAGTATTTTCAACATCTGGATCATACCGGCAAACGTGTGGATGCTTATGACCGTCCTGAGCTATCCCTGGGCTCTTATGAATTCTTGGCCACTGTAGATTACTGCAAG AACAATAAGttccccagccctcctgcctTCATCTTCATGATTGATGTCTCCTACAATGCCATCAGGAGTGGTCTTGTTAGGCTCCTCTGTGAGGAGCTCAAGTCACTGATAGACTTTCTACCTAG GGAGGGCGGAGCAGAAGAGTCAGCAATCCGAGTTGGCTTTGTCACCTATAATAAGGTGCTCCACTTCTACAATGTAAAGAGCTCATTGGCCCAGCCACAGATGATGGTTGTATCTGATGTGGCTGACATGTTTGTGCCACTGCTGGATGGCTTCCTTGTCAATGTCAGTGAGTCTCGGGCAGTCATCACCAG CTTATTGGATCAGATTCCTGAAATGTTTGCAGACacgagggagacagagacagtaTTTGCCCCAGTTATCCAGGCTGGCATGGAGGCTCTAAAG GCTGCTGAGTGTGCAGGGAAGCTGTTTCTGTTCCATACCTCCCTGCCCATTGCAGAGGCCCCAGGGAAACTGAAGAACAGAGACGATAGGAAGTTGATCAACACAGACAAGGAGAAG ACTCTGTTCCAGCCTCAGACAGGTGCCTATCAGACCCTGGCCAAAGAGTGTGTGGCTCAAGGCTGCTGTGtagatctctttctcttccctaacCAGTATGTGGATGTGGCCACGCTCTCTGTTGTACCCCAGCTCACGGGTGGCTCTGTCTACAAATATGCTTGCTTTCAG GTGGAGAATGACCAGGAACGGTTCCTGAGTGACCTGCGTCGGGATGTACAGAAGGTTGTTGGCTTTGATGCTGTGATGCGCGTTCGGACAAGTACTG GTATCCGTGCTGTAGATTTCTTCGGGGCTTTCTACATGAGCAACACAACAGATGTGGAGCTGGCTGGGCTAGATGGGGACAAGACGGTGACTGTGGAGTTCAAGCATGACGATCGGCTCAATGAAGAGAGTGGAGCCCTCCTGCAG tGTGCCCTGCTCTACACCAGCTGTGCTGGGCAGCGACGGCTCCGCATCCACAATCTGGCCCTGAACTGCTGCACGCAGCTGGCTGATCTGTACCGAAACTGTGAGACTGACACGCTCATCAACTACATGGCCAAGTTTG CATACCGGGGGGTCCTCAATAGCCCCGTGAAGACTGTTCGTGATACTCTCATCACTCAGTGTGCCCAGATCCTGGCCTGTTATAGAAAGAACTGTGCCAGCCCCTCCTCAGCGGGACAG TTGATCCTTCCTGAGTGCATGAAGCTACTCCCAGTTTACCTGAACTGTGTATTGAAGAGTGATGTCCTGCAGCCTGGAGCTGAAGTCACTACTGATGACCGTGCCTATGTCCGACAGCTGGTTACTTCCATGGATGTGGCTGAGACCAATGTCTTCTTTTATCCTCGGCTTCTACCACTG ACAAAGTCTCCCATTGAGAGTGCCACTGAACCACCAGCAGTTCGAGCATCTGAAGAGCGTCTAAGCAATGGGGATATATATTTGCTGGAGAACGGGCTCAACCTCTTCCTGTGGGTGGGAGCAAGTGTCCAACAGGGTGTTGTCCAGAGCCTCTTCAGTGTCTCGTCCTTCAGTCAGATCACCAGTGGCTTG AGTGTTCTGCCAGTTCTGGATAATCCGCTGTCCAAGAAGGTGCGAGGCCTCATTGATAGCTTAAGGGCACAGAGATCACGGTACATGAAG CTTATCGTGGTGAAACAGGAAGACAAGCTGGAGATGCTGTTCAAGCACTTCCTGGTGGAAGACAAGAGCTTGAGCGGGGGAGCATCCTATGTGGACTTTCTCTGTCATATGCACAAGGAAATTCGGCAGCTACTGAGCTAG
- the FUT11 gene encoding alpha-(1,3)-fucosyltransferase 11 isoform X1, with translation MAAGCSGVALAVFGMLSICTVSGSGPVAERETSGEAGWTEPWDGAVFRPPSALGAVGVARSLGTSRPGREEAVDLPVLLWWSPGLFPHFPGDSERIECARGACLASRDRRVRGHSRTRALLFYGTDFRASEAPLPRLAHQSWALLHEESPLNNFVLSHGPGIRLFNLTATFSRHSDYPLALQWLPGTAYLRRAAPPLQERAEWRRRGYAPLLYLQSHCDVPADRDRYVRELMRYIPVDSYGKCLQNRELPTPRLRDTATATTEDPELLAFLSRYKFHLALENAICDDYMTEKLWRPMHLGAVPVYRGSPSVRDWMPNNHSIILIDDFESPQKLAEFIDFLDKNDEEYMKYLAYKQPEGITNQFLLDSLKHREWGVNDPLLPNYLNGFECFVCDHELARLEVEKAHAASPEDVPGPEPHIAQPSHMDCPVPTPGFGSVEEIPENDSWKEMWLQDYWQGLDQGEALTAMIHNNETKQMKFWDYLHEIFMKRNKNL, from the exons ATGGCGGCGGGCTGCAGCGGGGTTGCGCTTGCTGTCTTTGGAATGCTTAGTATTTGTACGGTCAGCGGCTCTGGGCCCGTGGCTGAGAGGGAGACCAGCGGGGAGGCGGGCTGGACGGAGCCATGGGATGGTGCGGTTTTCCGGCCGCCCTCAGCGCTGGGCGCGGTCGGGGTGGCGCGCAGTCTGGGGACTTCGcggccagggagggaggaggcggtGGACTTGCCGGTGCTGCTGTGGTGGAGCCCAGGCCTATTTCCTCACTTCCCGGGCGACTCGGAGCGCATCGAGTGCGCGCGTGGTGCGTGCCTGGCGTCCCGGGACCGCCGGGTGCGGGGGCACTCACGGACGCGCGCGCTGCTCTTTTACGGCACTGACTTTCGCGCGTCTGAGGCGCCGCTGCCGCGCCTGGCACATCAGAGCTGGGCGCTTCTGCACGAGGAGTCACCCCTCAACAACTTCGTGCTGAGCCACGGGCCCGGCATCCGCCTCTTCAATCTCACTGCCACTTTCAGCCGCCATTCGGACTACCCGCTGGCGCTGCAGTGGCTGCCCGGGACCGCCTACCTGCGCCGCGCGGCGCCTCCGCTGCAGGAGCGCGCCGAGTGGCGCCGCCGCGGCTACGCGCCTTTGCTCTATCTGCAGTCCCACTGCGATGTGCCTGCGGACCGGGACCGCTACGTGCGCGAGCTGATGCGTTACATCCCG GTGGACTCCTATGGGAAATGCCTGCAAAATCGGGAGCTGCCCACTCCGCGGTTACGGGACACAGCCACAGCCACCACCGAGGATCCAGAACTTTTGGCCTTCTTGTCTCGCTATAAGTTCCACTTGGCCCTCGAAAATGCCATCTGTGATGACTACATGACAGAAAAACTGTGGCGCCCCATGCATCTCGGGGCTGTGCCTGTGTATCGCGGCTCTCCTTCTGTGAGGGACTGGATGCCCAACAATCACTCCATCATCCTCATTGATGATTTTGAGTCACCACAGAAGCTGGcagaatttattgattttctggACAAGAATGATGAGGAATACATGAAATACCTGGCATATAAGCAACCTGAGGGCATCACCAACCAGTTCCTTCTGGATAGTCTGAAGCATCGGGAGTGGGGAGTGAATGATCCTTTGCTGCCTAACTACCTCAATGGCTTCGAGTGTTTCGTCTGTGACCATGAACTGGCTCGGCTGGAGGTCGAGAAAGCTCACGCAGCCTCTCCTGAGGATGTCCCTGGCCCTGAACCTCACATTGCCCAGCCCTCACACATGGATTGCCCAGTGCCCACACCTGGTTTTGGCAGTGTGGAAGAGATTCCTGAGAATGACAG
- the FUT11 gene encoding alpha-(1,3)-fucosyltransferase 11 isoform X3: MAAGCSGVALAVFGMLSICTVSGSGPVAERETSGEAGWTEPWDGAVFRPPSALGAVGVARSLGTSRPGREEAVDLPVLLWWSPGLFPHFPGDSERIECARGACLASRDRRVRGHSRTRALLFYGTDFRASEAPLPRLAHQSWALLHEESPLNNFVLSHGPGIRLFNLTATFSRHSDYPLALQWLPGTAYLRRAAPPLQERAEWRRRGYAPLLYLQSHCDVPADRDRYVRELMRYIPVDSYGKCLQNRELPTPRLRDTATATTEDPELLAFLSRYKFHLALENAICDDYMTEKLWRPMHLGAVPVYRGSPSVRDWMPNNHSIILIDDFESPQKLAEFIDFLDKNDEEYMKYLAYKQPEGITNQFLLDSLKHREWGVNDPLLPNYLNGFECFVCDHELARLEVEKAHAASPEDVPGPEPHIAQPSHMDCPVPTPGFGSVEEIPENDSHLILSTVIGTTPWYLSKNEYLMKMQEPCHHPHTHSPLH, translated from the exons ATGGCGGCGGGCTGCAGCGGGGTTGCGCTTGCTGTCTTTGGAATGCTTAGTATTTGTACGGTCAGCGGCTCTGGGCCCGTGGCTGAGAGGGAGACCAGCGGGGAGGCGGGCTGGACGGAGCCATGGGATGGTGCGGTTTTCCGGCCGCCCTCAGCGCTGGGCGCGGTCGGGGTGGCGCGCAGTCTGGGGACTTCGcggccagggagggaggaggcggtGGACTTGCCGGTGCTGCTGTGGTGGAGCCCAGGCCTATTTCCTCACTTCCCGGGCGACTCGGAGCGCATCGAGTGCGCGCGTGGTGCGTGCCTGGCGTCCCGGGACCGCCGGGTGCGGGGGCACTCACGGACGCGCGCGCTGCTCTTTTACGGCACTGACTTTCGCGCGTCTGAGGCGCCGCTGCCGCGCCTGGCACATCAGAGCTGGGCGCTTCTGCACGAGGAGTCACCCCTCAACAACTTCGTGCTGAGCCACGGGCCCGGCATCCGCCTCTTCAATCTCACTGCCACTTTCAGCCGCCATTCGGACTACCCGCTGGCGCTGCAGTGGCTGCCCGGGACCGCCTACCTGCGCCGCGCGGCGCCTCCGCTGCAGGAGCGCGCCGAGTGGCGCCGCCGCGGCTACGCGCCTTTGCTCTATCTGCAGTCCCACTGCGATGTGCCTGCGGACCGGGACCGCTACGTGCGCGAGCTGATGCGTTACATCCCG GTGGACTCCTATGGGAAATGCCTGCAAAATCGGGAGCTGCCCACTCCGCGGTTACGGGACACAGCCACAGCCACCACCGAGGATCCAGAACTTTTGGCCTTCTTGTCTCGCTATAAGTTCCACTTGGCCCTCGAAAATGCCATCTGTGATGACTACATGACAGAAAAACTGTGGCGCCCCATGCATCTCGGGGCTGTGCCTGTGTATCGCGGCTCTCCTTCTGTGAGGGACTGGATGCCCAACAATCACTCCATCATCCTCATTGATGATTTTGAGTCACCACAGAAGCTGGcagaatttattgattttctggACAAGAATGATGAGGAATACATGAAATACCTGGCATATAAGCAACCTGAGGGCATCACCAACCAGTTCCTTCTGGATAGTCTGAAGCATCGGGAGTGGGGAGTGAATGATCCTTTGCTGCCTAACTACCTCAATGGCTTCGAGTGTTTCGTCTGTGACCATGAACTGGCTCGGCTGGAGGTCGAGAAAGCTCACGCAGCCTCTCCTGAGGATGTCCCTGGCCCTGAACCTCACATTGCCCAGCCCTCACACATGGATTGCCCAGTGCCCACACCTGGTTTTGGCAGTGTGGAAGAGATTCCTGAGAATGACAG
- the FUT11 gene encoding alpha-(1,3)-fucosyltransferase 11 isoform X2: MAAGCSGVALAVFGMLSICTVSGSGPVAERETSGEAGWTEPWDGAVFRPPSALGAVGVARSLGTSRPGREEAVDLPVLLWWSPGLFPHFPGDSERIECARGACLASRDRRVRGHSRTRALLFYGTDFRASEAPLPRLAHQSWALLHEESPLNNFVLSHGPGIRLFNLTATFSRHSDYPLALQWLPGTAYLRRAAPPLQERAEWRRRGYAPLLYLQSHCDVPADRDRYVRELMRYIPVDSYGKCLQNRELPTPRLRDTATATTEDPELLAFLSRYKFHLALENAICDDYMTEKLWRPMHLGAVPVYRGSPSVRDWMPNNHSIILIDDFESPQKLAEFIDFLDKNDEEYMKYLAYKQPEGITNQFLLDSLKHREWGVNDPLLPNYLNGFECFVCDHELARLEVEKAHAASPEDVPGPEPHIAQPSHMDCPVPTPGFGSVEEIPENDSHLILSTVIGTTPWYLSKNEVRWVRFKVLKLRCYFLKLFIIQYLS; encoded by the exons ATGGCGGCGGGCTGCAGCGGGGTTGCGCTTGCTGTCTTTGGAATGCTTAGTATTTGTACGGTCAGCGGCTCTGGGCCCGTGGCTGAGAGGGAGACCAGCGGGGAGGCGGGCTGGACGGAGCCATGGGATGGTGCGGTTTTCCGGCCGCCCTCAGCGCTGGGCGCGGTCGGGGTGGCGCGCAGTCTGGGGACTTCGcggccagggagggaggaggcggtGGACTTGCCGGTGCTGCTGTGGTGGAGCCCAGGCCTATTTCCTCACTTCCCGGGCGACTCGGAGCGCATCGAGTGCGCGCGTGGTGCGTGCCTGGCGTCCCGGGACCGCCGGGTGCGGGGGCACTCACGGACGCGCGCGCTGCTCTTTTACGGCACTGACTTTCGCGCGTCTGAGGCGCCGCTGCCGCGCCTGGCACATCAGAGCTGGGCGCTTCTGCACGAGGAGTCACCCCTCAACAACTTCGTGCTGAGCCACGGGCCCGGCATCCGCCTCTTCAATCTCACTGCCACTTTCAGCCGCCATTCGGACTACCCGCTGGCGCTGCAGTGGCTGCCCGGGACCGCCTACCTGCGCCGCGCGGCGCCTCCGCTGCAGGAGCGCGCCGAGTGGCGCCGCCGCGGCTACGCGCCTTTGCTCTATCTGCAGTCCCACTGCGATGTGCCTGCGGACCGGGACCGCTACGTGCGCGAGCTGATGCGTTACATCCCG GTGGACTCCTATGGGAAATGCCTGCAAAATCGGGAGCTGCCCACTCCGCGGTTACGGGACACAGCCACAGCCACCACCGAGGATCCAGAACTTTTGGCCTTCTTGTCTCGCTATAAGTTCCACTTGGCCCTCGAAAATGCCATCTGTGATGACTACATGACAGAAAAACTGTGGCGCCCCATGCATCTCGGGGCTGTGCCTGTGTATCGCGGCTCTCCTTCTGTGAGGGACTGGATGCCCAACAATCACTCCATCATCCTCATTGATGATTTTGAGTCACCACAGAAGCTGGcagaatttattgattttctggACAAGAATGATGAGGAATACATGAAATACCTGGCATATAAGCAACCTGAGGGCATCACCAACCAGTTCCTTCTGGATAGTCTGAAGCATCGGGAGTGGGGAGTGAATGATCCTTTGCTGCCTAACTACCTCAATGGCTTCGAGTGTTTCGTCTGTGACCATGAACTGGCTCGGCTGGAGGTCGAGAAAGCTCACGCAGCCTCTCCTGAGGATGTCCCTGGCCCTGAACCTCACATTGCCCAGCCCTCACACATGGATTGCCCAGTGCCCACACCTGGTTTTGGCAGTGTGGAAGAGATTCCTGAGAATGACAG
- the SEC24C gene encoding protein transport protein Sec24C isoform X1, producing the protein MNVNQSAPPLPPFGQSQPVYPGYHQSSYGGQPGSTAPTTPSGAYNGPVPGYQQTPPPGVSRAPPSSEAPPASTAQAPCGQAAYGQFGQGDVQNGPSSTVQMQRFPGSQPFGSVPLAPVVSQPTVLQPYGPPPTSAQVTTQLAGMQISGAVAPALPPVGLGYGPPTSLASASGSFPNSGLYGSYPQGQAPPLSQAQGHLGAQPPQRSAPPQASSFTSPASGGPRMPSMTGPILSGQGFGGPSLSQPNHVSSPPPQALPPGTQMTGPPGPPPPMHSSQQPGYQLQQNGSFGPGRGPQPNYGSPYPGAPTFGSQPGPPQPLPPKRLDPDAIPSPQLNELPPQQKTRHRIDPDAIPSPIQVIEDDRNNRGSEPFVTGARGQVPPLVTTNFLVKDQGNASPRYIRCTSYNIPCTSDMAKQAQVPLAAVIKPLARLPPEEASPYVVDHGESGPLRCNRCKAYMCPFMQFVEGGRRFQCCFCSCINDVPPQYFQHLDHTGKRVDAYDRPELSLGSYEFLATVDYCKNNKFPSPPAFIFMIDVSYNAIRSGLVRLLCEELKSLIDFLPREGGAEESAIRVGFVTYNKVLHFYNVKSSLAQPQMMVVSDVADMFVPLLDGFLVNVSESRAVITSLLDQIPEMFADTRETETVFAPVIQAGMEALKAAECAGKLFLFHTSLPIAEAPGKLKNRDDRKLINTDKEKTLFQPQTGAYQTLAKECVAQGCCVDLFLFPNQYVDVATLSVVPQLTGGSVYKYACFQVENDQERFLSDLRRDVQKVVGFDAVMRVRTSTGIRAVDFFGAFYMSNTTDVELAGLDGDKTVTVEFKHDDRLNEESGALLQCALLYTSCAGQRRLRIHNLALNCCTQLADLYRNCETDTLINYMAKFAYRGVLNSPVKTVRDTLITQCAQILACYRKNCASPSSAGQLILPECMKLLPVYLNCVLKSDVLQPGAEVTTDDRAYVRQLVTSMDVAETNVFFYPRLLPLTKSPIESATEPPAVRASEERLSNGDIYLLENGLNLFLWVGASVQQGVVQSLFSVSSFSQITSGLSVLPVLDNPLSKKVRGLIDSLRAQRSRYMKLIVVKQEDKLEMLFKHFLVEDKSLSGGASYVDFLCHMHKEIRQLLS; encoded by the exons ATGAATGTCAACCAGTCAGCTCCACCTCTGCCGCCATTTGGGCAGTCCCAGCCTGTCTACCCAGGGTATCATCAATCCAGTTATGGTGGGCAACCAGGATCCACAGCCCCCACAACTCCTTCTGGAGCCTACAATGGCCCAGTACCAGGCTATCAGCAAACACCTCCCCCAG GTGTGTCAAGAGCCCCGCCTTCTTCAGAGGCACCTCCAGCCTCAACAGCACAGGCCCCTTGTGGCCAGGCTGCATATGGCCAGTTTGGCCAAGGAGATGTACAGAATGGGCCAAGCTCCACTGTTCAGATGCAGAG GTTCCCTGGGTCTCAGCCCTTTGGGTCAGTCCCACTGGCCCCTGTGGTCAGCCAGCCAACTGTGCTTCAGCCCTATGGCCCTCCCCCGACGAGTGCACAGGTGACCACCCAGCTGGCTGGAATGCAGATCAGTGGTGCTGTGGCCCCAGCCCTTCCCCCCGTGGGGCTGGGCTATG GCCCACCAACATCGCTGGCCTCAGCCTCAGGAAGTTTCCCCAACTCTGGTCTGTATGGCTCCTATCCTCAGGGCCAGGCTCCTCCCCTTAGCCAGGCCCAGGGTCATCTTGGGGCCCAGCCTCCCCAGCGATCTGCCCCACCACAGGCCTCCAGCTTCACATCTCCAGCTTCAGGGGGTCCTCGGATGCCTTCGATGACTGGTCCAATCCTATCTGGACAGGGTTTTGGGGGGCCCTCTTTGAGCCAGCCCAACCATGTGTCCTCACCTCCTCCTCAAGCTCTGCCCCCTGGCACCCAAATGACTGGGCCCCCAGGACCACCGCCACCTATGCACTCCTCCCAGCAGCCAGGCTATCAGCTGCAACAAAATG GTTCCTTTGGACCAGGCCGGGGCCCTCAGCCCAATTATGGAAGTCCCTACCCAGGAGCACCCACCTTTGGCAGTCAGCCTGGGCCTCCTCAACCACTGCCTCCTAAGCGCCTGGATCCTGATGCCATCCCCAGCCCT CAACTCAATGAGCTGCCTCCTCAGCAGAAAACCAGGCACAGAATAGACCCTGATGCCATTCCTAGTCCA ATTCAGGTTATTGAGGATGACAGGAACAACCGGGGTTCAGAGCCATTTGTTACTGGAGCACGGGGACAGGTGCCACCCTTAGTCACCACCAACTTCTTGGTGAAAGACCAAG GGAATGCAAGTCCCCGATATATCCGATGCACATCCTATAACATCCCTTGCACATCTGACATGGCTAAGCAGGCTCAGGTGCCTTTGGCGGCTGTCATCAAGCCACTGGCAAGGCTGCCACCAGAGGAG GCTTCACCATATGTCGTGGACCACGGGGAATCTGGCCCTTTGCGCTGCAACCGCTGCAAAGCATATATGTGTCCCTTCATGCAGTTCGTTGAGGGAGGGAGGCGCTTCCAGTGCTGCTTTTGCAGTTGCATCAATGATG TTCCCCCCCAGTATTTTCAACATCTGGATCATACCGGCAAACGTGTGGATGCTTATGACCGTCCTGAGCTATCCCTGGGCTCTTATGAATTCTTGGCCACTGTAGATTACTGCAAG AACAATAAGttccccagccctcctgcctTCATCTTCATGATTGATGTCTCCTACAATGCCATCAGGAGTGGTCTTGTTAGGCTCCTCTGTGAGGAGCTCAAGTCACTGATAGACTTTCTACCTAG GGAGGGCGGAGCAGAAGAGTCAGCAATCCGAGTTGGCTTTGTCACCTATAATAAGGTGCTCCACTTCTACAATGTAAAGAGCTCATTGGCCCAGCCACAGATGATGGTTGTATCTGATGTGGCTGACATGTTTGTGCCACTGCTGGATGGCTTCCTTGTCAATGTCAGTGAGTCTCGGGCAGTCATCACCAG CTTATTGGATCAGATTCCTGAAATGTTTGCAGACacgagggagacagagacagtaTTTGCCCCAGTTATCCAGGCTGGCATGGAGGCTCTAAAG GCTGCTGAGTGTGCAGGGAAGCTGTTTCTGTTCCATACCTCCCTGCCCATTGCAGAGGCCCCAGGGAAACTGAAGAACAGAGACGATAGGAAGTTGATCAACACAGACAAGGAGAAG ACTCTGTTCCAGCCTCAGACAGGTGCCTATCAGACCCTGGCCAAAGAGTGTGTGGCTCAAGGCTGCTGTGtagatctctttctcttccctaacCAGTATGTGGATGTGGCCACGCTCTCTGTTGTACCCCAGCTCACGGGTGGCTCTGTCTACAAATATGCTTGCTTTCAG GTGGAGAATGACCAGGAACGGTTCCTGAGTGACCTGCGTCGGGATGTACAGAAGGTTGTTGGCTTTGATGCTGTGATGCGCGTTCGGACAAGTACTG GTATCCGTGCTGTAGATTTCTTCGGGGCTTTCTACATGAGCAACACAACAGATGTGGAGCTGGCTGGGCTAGATGGGGACAAGACGGTGACTGTGGAGTTCAAGCATGACGATCGGCTCAATGAAGAGAGTGGAGCCCTCCTGCAG tGTGCCCTGCTCTACACCAGCTGTGCTGGGCAGCGACGGCTCCGCATCCACAATCTGGCCCTGAACTGCTGCACGCAGCTGGCTGATCTGTACCGAAACTGTGAGACTGACACGCTCATCAACTACATGGCCAAGTTTG CATACCGGGGGGTCCTCAATAGCCCCGTGAAGACTGTTCGTGATACTCTCATCACTCAGTGTGCCCAGATCCTGGCCTGTTATAGAAAGAACTGTGCCAGCCCCTCCTCAGCGGGACAG TTGATCCTTCCTGAGTGCATGAAGCTACTCCCAGTTTACCTGAACTGTGTATTGAAGAGTGATGTCCTGCAGCCTGGAGCTGAAGTCACTACTGATGACCGTGCCTATGTCCGACAGCTGGTTACTTCCATGGATGTGGCTGAGACCAATGTCTTCTTTTATCCTCGGCTTCTACCACTG ACAAAGTCTCCCATTGAGAGTGCCACTGAACCACCAGCAGTTCGAGCATCTGAAGAGCGTCTAAGCAATGGGGATATATATTTGCTGGAGAACGGGCTCAACCTCTTCCTGTGGGTGGGAGCAAGTGTCCAACAGGGTGTTGTCCAGAGCCTCTTCAGTGTCTCGTCCTTCAGTCAGATCACCAGTGGCTTG AGTGTTCTGCCAGTTCTGGATAATCCGCTGTCCAAGAAGGTGCGAGGCCTCATTGATAGCTTAAGGGCACAGAGATCACGGTACATGAAG CTTATCGTGGTGAAACAGGAAGACAAGCTGGAGATGCTGTTCAAGCACTTCCTGGTGGAAGACAAGAGCTTGAGCGGGGGAGCATCCTATGTGGACTTTCTCTGTCATATGCACAAGGAAATTCGGCAGCTACTGAGCTAG